TGTCTGAAAAGACCTTTTTAATTTTTCAATTATATCTTCTGCACTTCTCAATTGAATTAGGCTTTGCCTGCTTCACGTTTACTAGCCTCAAGAGATATTGCTGACCTCTCAAATTTTATTTTTGTGCTTTTATCAACTTCAAGTGTTACGGTTTCTTCATCAGAAGCAAATACCTTTCCGTGGATACCACCGATGGTTACTACCGCATCTCCTTTACTAATTTCGCTGATAAATTTCTTTTGATCCTTCTGCTTTTTTTGTTGCGGACGAATCATAAAGAAGTAAAATACCAAGGCGATACCGCCAAATAGCAATAATTGTGAAAGCATACCATTTCCCTGTGGTGCTGCTTCGGCTTGTAAAAAAATTGAATAGATCATTTATATATATTACGGTTGAGGAGCAGCGTTCACCTGAACAAATCCTCTTAAGCTTAATCTCGATTGTCTTGGACTAGTGTTAGCCACTACAGTAATTACTGGACTTTGCTGTCCTGTTTTTGTCTTACTATCAAACCTTACAACAATCTCTCCTCTTCCGCCTGGAGGTATTGGAGTTTTTGTATGCTGAGGTACAGTACATCCACATGA
This is a stretch of genomic DNA from Roseivirga misakiensis. It encodes these proteins:
- the yajC gene encoding preprotein translocase subunit YajC, with product MIYSIFLQAEAAPQGNGMLSQLLLFGGIALVFYFFMIRPQQKKQKDQKKFISEISKGDAVVTIGGIHGKVFASDEETVTLEVDKSTKIKFERSAISLEASKREAGKA